In Flagellatimonas centrodinii, a single window of DNA contains:
- a CDS encoding efflux RND transporter permease subunit, which yields MTRYLSWLQRAPWLWALICLAITFGSMTGLGGLSFSTDYQEYFSDENPELQAQRELDRQFGSRDTLVLAVAAPAGQLFTVDHLEAMRGLTEAVKNLPYATGAASITTFYTPRADEDFIRSEPLIPEGDLAGLDLAALQAEALGEPRILHGLIGASGDVTGVVGYFDLPHREPGQEIGEVNAATRALAAQFEADNPALKTYMIGSLPFNQAMADAAVYDQFHLFPVAFGAMVLLLWLSLRGPNPTFITMAVVGMATLTALGLGGHLGMRLTTASMAAPLIILTLSISDCVHVLTTYFKTRQQGVDAVAAVQNALRVNALGVFLTTLTTVIGFLSFNTNDSPPFRDLGNLVAIGVVAAWVYAMVFLPCWLMITRPAGRMLRTLDLSRFAEWVIRHQRPLRWGGMAVVIALVSAVPLNHFGDDYVKFFGKELQFRQDTEFVSQHLMGVQYLEYGVPAPAGPGGVNEPDYLQQLEAFSEWLRAQPGVRKVSNLNDLMKRLNQVMHGDDPSWYRLPESRELAAQYLLLFEISLPAGEDIASLVNLDKSMTRLTLGLNNMTNDEIRALDLRAQQWMDDHWPPGMHAVGTGVPVLFARIARRNFESMVTGNLLTFALVSAIFILAFRSWRVGGISLIPNFAPMLAGFGLWGLLVGQVGMSLSVVVSLTLGIVVDDTIHFLARYNQGRQQGMTPPDAVRHAYRDVGAALWITTLALTAGFGCLSMSSFLLTAHLGMLATIVIVMALVADFLLLPALLLWFDRDTSPPRSSSSPAH from the coding sequence ATGACCCGCTACCTATCCTGGTTACAACGGGCGCCCTGGCTGTGGGCGCTGATCTGTCTGGCCATCACCTTCGGGTCGATGACCGGCCTCGGCGGGTTGAGCTTTTCCACCGACTACCAGGAATACTTCAGCGACGAAAACCCCGAGCTGCAGGCACAGCGGGAGCTGGACCGGCAGTTTGGCAGCCGCGACACGCTGGTGCTGGCGGTGGCGGCACCTGCGGGCCAGCTGTTCACGGTGGACCACCTGGAGGCTATGCGCGGCCTGACCGAGGCGGTGAAGAACCTGCCCTATGCCACGGGCGCGGCCAGCATCACCACTTTCTACACACCGCGTGCGGATGAGGACTTCATCCGCTCGGAGCCGCTGATTCCGGAAGGCGATCTGGCCGGCCTGGACCTGGCCGCGCTGCAAGCCGAGGCCCTCGGTGAGCCGCGCATCCTGCACGGGCTGATCGGTGCCTCCGGTGATGTCACCGGGGTGGTGGGGTACTTTGATCTGCCGCACCGCGAGCCCGGCCAGGAGATCGGTGAGGTCAATGCGGCCACGCGCGCCCTGGCGGCACAGTTCGAGGCGGACAACCCGGCGCTGAAGACCTACATGATCGGCTCGTTGCCGTTCAACCAGGCGATGGCGGATGCGGCGGTCTACGACCAGTTTCATCTGTTTCCGGTGGCCTTCGGCGCCATGGTGCTGCTGCTGTGGCTGTCGCTGCGCGGGCCCAACCCCACCTTTATCACGATGGCGGTGGTGGGCATGGCCACGCTCACCGCGCTCGGCCTGGGCGGGCATCTGGGCATGCGGCTCACCACCGCGTCGATGGCGGCGCCGCTGATCATCCTCACGCTGTCGATCTCGGACTGCGTGCACGTGCTGACCACCTATTTCAAGACACGCCAGCAAGGCGTCGATGCCGTTGCGGCGGTTCAGAACGCCTTGCGGGTGAACGCCCTGGGGGTGTTCCTCACCACGCTGACGACGGTGATCGGCTTTCTCAGCTTCAATACCAATGACTCCCCGCCGTTCCGCGACCTCGGCAACCTGGTGGCCATCGGGGTGGTGGCGGCCTGGGTGTATGCGATGGTGTTCCTGCCCTGCTGGCTGATGATCACCCGCCCGGCGGGCCGCATGCTGCGCACGCTGGATCTCAGCCGTTTCGCGGAGTGGGTGATTCGCCATCAGCGGCCCTTGCGCTGGGGCGGCATGGCGGTGGTGATCGCGCTGGTGTCGGCGGTCCCGCTCAACCACTTTGGCGACGACTATGTGAAGTTCTTCGGCAAGGAGCTGCAGTTCCGCCAGGACACCGAGTTCGTATCGCAGCACCTGATGGGGGTGCAATATCTGGAATACGGGGTACCGGCCCCGGCCGGCCCGGGCGGCGTCAACGAGCCGGACTATCTGCAGCAGCTGGAGGCCTTTTCCGAGTGGCTGCGCGCGCAACCCGGCGTGCGCAAGGTCTCCAACCTCAATGACCTGATGAAGCGGCTCAACCAGGTGATGCATGGCGATGACCCGAGCTGGTACCGCCTGCCGGAATCACGCGAACTGGCAGCGCAGTATCTGCTGCTGTTCGAGATTTCGCTGCCCGCGGGCGAGGACATTGCCTCGCTGGTGAATCTCGACAAGTCGATGACGCGGCTCACCCTGGGCCTCAATAACATGACCAACGACGAGATTCGCGCCCTCGATCTGCGGGCCCAGCAGTGGATGGACGATCACTGGCCGCCCGGCATGCACGCGGTTGGTACCGGCGTGCCGGTGTTGTTCGCGCGAATCGCACGTCGCAATTTCGAGAGCATGGTGACCGGCAACCTGCTCACCTTCGCGCTGGTGTCGGCCATCTTCATCCTCGCCTTCCGCTCCTGGCGCGTCGGCGGCATCAGCCTCATCCCCAACTTCGCGCCGATGTTGGCCGGCTTTGGTCTGTGGGGCCTGCTGGTCGGTCAGGTGGGCATGAGTCTGTCGGTGGTGGTCAGCCTGACGCTGGGGATCGTGGTCGACGACACCATCCACTTCCTCGCCCGCTACAACCAGGGACGACAACAGGGCATGACACCACCGGATGCGGTGCGTCATGCCTACCGCGATGTCGGCGCGGCACTGTGGATCACCACCCTGGCGCTGACCGCCGGCTTCGGCTGCCTGTCGATGTCCAGCTTCCTGCTCACCGCCCACCTCGGCATGCTTGCCACCATCGTGATCGTGATGGCCCTGGTGGCCGACTTCCTTCTATTGCCTGCACTCCTACTATGGTTCGATCGAGACACTTCGCCACCGCGCTCCTCCTCCTCGCCAGCCCACTGA